The DNA sequence GCGGTGCTCATAACAATATTCTTTCTTTATACTCTTTTCTCTCTTTACATacaatactatatatatatatatatatatatatatatatatatatatatatatatatatatatatattttggtgaacattaatattaaaattttataattttttatcttatatttatatcttatttatttattttacaaaagATGAGGATTTAAGTAAAAAATacttttagtttcaaaatttattaagtCAATTAACCGAAAGAAAGACAGAATATACAAGGATAGTATAGTATTAGCAGAAAAGAGAGTGCAAAAAAGACAGCCATTCAGTGGTTCCGGTCACTGTTACAAAAAGCACCCTTCACACTCTCAACTTGTCTTCAAACACAGTCACCAACAACAGCACCAATAATCACTTCTATTTCTTTCTCTCTGTCTCCTCGATTTCCCTCCAGAACACCGCAATAACGGTCATATTTCCCGATAAAAAAGGAAAACTACCTCAAACCAGCAGTACCAATCTCAAAACCGATTTCACATCTTTCTTCTTCGCCATCTGATCTCAAACCACGTGTAAAACATGCACAGACCAAAAAGCTTCTTCGTCTTTTCGCCCTACTTTCACCGACTCattctcctcctcttccttctcACACTCACCCCGTTTTGTGGCGCTTCTGGCGGCGGCGGGGGCATTCCGCCGCAGGAGCTCTGGTGCGTGGCGAAAAACAACGCGGAGGACTCGGATCTGACGACGGCGCTGAATTGGGCCTGTGGGCCTGGTGGGGCCGACTGCAGCCCAATCCAAAATGGAGGACCATGCTACGACCCAAGCAATACTCCGCTTATGGCTTCCTATGCTTTCAACGATTACTTCCTGAAGCATGGCTTGACCGATGATAGCTGCAGTTTCAGTAACACCGCTGCTGTTACTTCTTTGAACCCTAGTCAGTAAATAAAACCcctcatttaatttttttttctcctatTTTTATCTTACTTTTTTGGATCAGAACTTCATGCAAGGTAGATTTGGTTCCATTCGTTAGTGTGAATTCAgcttattttgtttttaatttgcTTAGAGTAAGataagattaaattaaattaatgccGAAATTTAAGGGAAAAAATTATGAGTGAAGACTTATGCGTTAATGGTTTTTGATTTTTCAGGTAATGATAAATGCAAGTTTCCTTCCAGGTGAAAACTGCTTTCTTTCtgccttttttctttttaacattaattttgtTAAAGGGAAATTAACCATTTTTTAGAAACACATTATACATGCAGTTTGAGTGTGAGCAATGGAGGTGTTACCGGAACAATGTCGTCGACGTCATCGTCGTCATCATCATCAGTGGGATTGGGACCCAGTGAGGATATGAGTGGAGGCAGCAAAGTTTCTTTGAGGTGGTGGTTTTGGCTTTTGAGTATATCACATTTGCTGCTCATGGTTTCAGTTTTTGGATAGTAAGAAGTAAAACTATTTTTAGTAGCCCCTTGAATTGGGAAAGGAATATGGCAAAACATAAAGATGTTTCCCCTTCCTTGTTCACTTTCACATAGCTTAGGCAATTTCTAAGAATATTAACTAATATGCGTTTACTATGACAGATTAAGGTTaatgaaatatatatttttgttccTGCCTATCATATCATCTTTTGTCTCTAAGAACTAATTGGTTTGGAGCTTTCTCTTCACACAAAATTCtgaaaacaaaagcaaaattCAATCCGTTTTGGTCACATATTCGTTTTTCACTTGAATGTGATTCAGAACAATCTTGATGTGTGTTAATTCTTAATTGCTTCTTGATAAAAAAGAAAGGGATCGAGTCAATTCTTCTCTATTTAACAATCGTTTGAGAAAAAGAACTTTCATCCCAAGTCCCCTCAAATTGAGAGTTCTGGTGGAATGGGATTGAATCATTTCCATCCTAAACATTCTATACATGAGTCTGTGCTAATGTAACGTGTGATAATGCTCTAAAGTATCTTGGGGAAGATATATATGATAGCTATCAGCACCTATAGTAGCTGTCAtatgttttctatttttgggGTCTGCTTTATCCTTTACAGAAGTAATCTACAAGGAATTTGAAGTCCTCGTGATTCTTGATTATGGATTGTACATGGAATTTGAACTACTCATGACTCTTGATTGTACTTCTATTCATGATTCATAGTTCTAAATCGTCACATGGGAAATGGTACTTTTAAAAATATGGCTCGACCTTCTCTATTGATAACTGATAAGAGAGTTTTTAAGGAAACTTCCAAAATGATACGTTTGCCAGCATTATAATTAGTCATGGATTGTACTATGATTATACTATAGGAACTATATAagtattgttaaaattaaagttatatatatatatcttttgattttcgtaacaaaatttttagacaatactttttaaaaattgttatttaataataaaaaagtgtTATTTTAATCTTTTCTGCTAACTTTTTTATGTACTAATTGCATGTTAAAAGTTTagattattgatattattaatattttttattattttcaatttttttttaaaaaaaacatatatttcGTTTATACTGAgtatatctcgtttatagtACCCATCTCTTATCTCGTTTGTAAATGAGATAAGAGatgatatttattttgataaatattttttaaattatttattttagtaattattatatttatttaatttataaaaataaaaaatcctaacAATACACGGTTGAATTTTTACATATATCCAATCAatttgataataataaaaatatcttctaaaataaaaaataataatttaatttttattaattttgtaatttatatgATGACTCACTATTTTGAATTGATAgtaattagatattttatatttttattttataacttttttattttataagagATTAATTTTTACTTATATCTGGTTCAAGTCCATTGTATTAATAAACAAATGATAAGTCTATACTTATTGTTTGTAGTTgccaaatatatatatgtatgtatttatttattggGAAGTTGAAGCATGAcatgtattttatttaagtatttTCCATTCTTTTCACTTTTTGGTTCTATGAGTCTAATCCGTGTAATTCACTTTATAAATGTGTAAATTTGTGAAGTATTTTCACTTTTCAGGATAGTTCAACcaaagtttttttatttttttggactgtaccaaagtttttttttctctctttatgTTTTTTATCTTCTGTCAggtcttttttttcttcctcttcttctggatctttaacgttttttttttttggcaaaGGGAGATATATTCATTTACTGTGAACATGATGAATACAAAATGTCCATTGTGGATAatcaacaaaatataaaaaaaggaGATATCTTGTGGATAATCAATAAAATGAAATGAAAGTTCTCTAAAAcagaattttttttctattggGGAGCCATATTTCACTCTTATTTACTTAAACATCATAGAAACCTATCTTACAGACATCTTAATTtcaaaaaacaaacaaacagtACATACATCGGCCTAAGTTATCAGAGTAAAAAAAAGTGTAAAGATCATGACAAAATATGGAATGGAGTCTATTGAAGGTAAAACTATATGGATTCAAAAGCTAGAACAACAAGGCTTTAAGGATGATTGCCTCAATTTGGTTGAAAAATTCATATGTCAAAAGGAGATGAATCTCAAAGCATGCAAGACTTGCTGAGGAGTTGGATAAAATGGGTCAAGAGGtggaggagatgaagaaaggaaaagaagtaAGAGCCTTGGGTAATAACTCTAAGTTAGGCCAGATAAATAGTTTGAAAGTCCAATAAAAAGTATTTCAGAGTGAGAAGGCCACCTGTGATTATCCAATTAAAGGAAGCATAGGAGAAGAAGACAAAAACAGCCCAATGAGTAAAGATATAAATAGTGGAAGGGTTCTACAAAAAGAGAAGCCAAATTCCTCAACAACAAAGCACCAACCCACCAGAGGATCCTTCCAACAGCAAATTAGAGGAATTAGGAATGGGAATAACAAATGGAGGACAACATGCCTGAAAACGTTGGACAAGAAGATCTAAAAAGGAATAATATGGAAGTTGAAGTatcaaaacccatacaatcaacCAGTTGGCacagagaaaaaggaagaaaaatggCCGAACAAGAAGACAAGAGAAGcaagaaaatacaaaacacaGAAGATGGAATACTCTACTATGTTGAGCTTGCAagtgatgaaaatgatgaagagGATAAAACAGAGGCTGAGGTTAATACAAGGGCAGAAGGATGGGAAGTGAAACTGATATAGAATTTGGAATCAAGTTTGAAGTTGAAAacactacaagaatttgacaaaTTAGCGACGAACTTTTGtgagaaatatttttttgttactaATCCATCCCTAATTAGCGACGAATTAGTGATACACTAACAATAAAATATCCGAACTTGAGACAAGTGACTGATTAGCGAGAGATTCACGAGTAAATTTTTTTCTAGCAAATTGAGTTTTGTAGCTAAAAAAATAGTGGTAAAAATTTTTTCACTAATTGGtcacaaattaattagcaaGTGACAATGTTCTAGCAAATCAGTCACTTAGGGATTTAATCGAATAAAAGTAAAGCAGTAAGGAATATTATTGACTTGTCACTATTCTATCACAAGTGTTTGATATACAATTAGCGAGAAACAGTTCACACATTAATTTGTCGCTAAATAAACTATGAGAAAAGAGTAATTAGTGAGGAACAATGTTCCTAACTAATCCATCACAAAGACTTGAAATGCATTTTGCGATGGAAAATTTCCTAGCTAATTTGTCACCAAAGTTTTATTTTAGCGAGCAACTAGTTTCTAGACAATTTGTCTCATATTATTGTAAAATTCAAATTAGGTTAGCGATGGAAAACATTCGTCGCTAACTCGTCACAACGGATACATTATTCAGCTAGGGAAGTGTTCCTTCCTAATTAGTCGCTAAAGTGGAAATATGGATATTGAGCACCTAGGACCTCAGTAGTGAGAAATTTGCGACCCTTTAACAACTGACACACTTCGTTCGCTAATTTCAAGTCGCTAATTAACGAGCAAAATACATTGTCGCTAAGTTGTTGCAATTTTAATTTAGCGAGCGATTTAGCAATTGCAATGTTGTCGCAAAGCAAAAACTGTATCCTACTTATTTTGTAGCAAATTACTGACTAATCTCGTTGGAAATCCATCGCAGAAATATAACAAATCCAAAGCTAaccgaaaattttttttgaagtaACTGGTCGCAGTTGAGTCACTAATCAAAAGCTTATTTAGTGAGAAATTAGCGACCGCTTAACAACTGATAGACTTTCCTGCTTATTTCATGTTACTACTAATTTGTGAGAAAAAATATTAGTCCTTATTATGTCCTTATTTCATATTGCTACTAATCACTAACCTCTATATAAATTCATGAAAAGTTTGAAATAAATTTGCCAAACACACTATTGTAATTTGTCACTAATCTAAAGCTATTTTAAACAAGAGAATAATTAAAGTCCTAAAGTCGTGACTAATAATTAGTTAGCtaatttttaataactaataacttacaatattttacaaaatatcaattctaaaaaattttacaaacaACTCACATTAAAAgcttttcttaaaaaaaaggatttttttaatctaattaaatcacaaatttattgttatttttaatgAGAAGTTTGCTGTTAATTTgaattaaagtttaaaattgatataattaaaagaaaagtttaaaaattcaatatttttaagaaATGGGAGCATAATgttaataattttcaatcacaaaatatactagaaaaatatataatagacaagataattaaattattatatatgaaaatttatttgcatatgATCGTGCaagttttattattaattagaatCATTTCAGAATTCATTCAATAAAGATTAATATGAGCTAGTTCTTGAATTAATTAGGATCGTCAAAATGAGCCAAAATTCGTCGGACTAGCTCGTTTACCTGACTTAAATAGATTGATGTTTGACTTCAAAATCAAACTCGTAAAAATCAAATCTAAACAACTTAGTTCgactacaaaaaaaaataacgaATTAAGCTAGTCGATTCTTGATCCAAACGgatgtctcttttttttttcaaaataaactagtacattttttcttttttatgaaTCCGACTTAAAACTTGACTGGTACCCTAAAAAAAAGTAACACGGtaaatttaaaagttatttttttagctaatattattttttttaaattgctCACCCTAAAACTTAGTTTTTTTctcaatatttaattaaaaacaaaaaattaactgGGTTAGACTCTGGCCATAAATTATTTAGAATAGTTAGAAAATTAAAACCCATAAATAAAGaatttttaataactaaaacTATATTGTTACAAGAAGTAATCATCAATAcctatactatatatataaatatatatatatatatataatgattatatttatatttataattatatttaataaataatactaACAAATATATTAGAGTATATGGGTCAAATAtatgagttattaaatattttatataaatgatTAAGATTAAACTAAAAagtcataaaatattttaaaagtgaTCGTCCATTCATCATATATACAAGTTCACTTTTTGTTGGCAAAATAGATATTCCATATATATATTCTTactatttttagttttttatggtattttttaacccgataaatcaataattaatcaGGTACGAATTAGAGTTTTATTTAACAGTTTATCATTAACCaataaattattacatataTGAGATGAGATTCGAATGCCGAAAATTTActtattatttgtttatatgatatatatcattatataaattatactttaaataaattttattatatacaaaatatctaataatttatatttaaattgaaCTGATTTGTGAGATTTTGGTTATGGAaacataaattataaaatataaaatgattCTTAAATTAAAAGAGTAACAATACAAATTATCTAgtctatttattttaatataagatCATTGATATCTATATAAAtctttttgtatttatttaaaaaatcttatctatctaaaaagattttttaaaatttaaattcttttttaaaaatatcaaaataaaaattaaaaaaaataactcaaaaaataaaataagttatattaatttaaaaaaacgTTTAAtgccaaaaattaaaaatacatataagCGCCATTTTGAGcacttcaaataaaaaattaaaaactatatTGTCTCTAATAATTTCTTCGTCAACACCCTCAAACATATCTAGTCGCAGCCCACTAATAACCCTAGTTCTAACTCAGTAACTCCACTCTCTACTCTCCAGTGCTCCAACCCTCAGCACAAAACTCCTTATCCCCTTACACTTTCAAAGTGTCGAAATTCCACTCCTCTCTCTTCTCCGTCATTGATGCCACCGGATAGCACCATCGTGGAAGCACGACCCATTCctcttcctttccttttctCGTAGTGATTCTCTCTCCCCGTCGCCCTCCGCGGCTCCACACACCACCTATGTCTGCATCATCAACGAACTCCTCTTTCTTTTCCGCTGTCAACGAACTCATTTCTCTTCTCTGCCATCGACAaactcttctctcttctcagcCTCTCACGCGGCGGCGCGACCCTTTCCTCTCGCTCTCCCTTCTTCGTAGCTCTTCTCTCTCCGTTCTCCCCCATGGCGCCACGCACCAGCATCTGCCATCATCCTCCCCGCACCAACAGCCGCGGTTGTCCTCCATTCATAAATAATAGCGTGCACTAGAAATTGAGCCTCCGTGTCAGTttggttatattttttattgttgattgttgttcttttatttcttcaCTGTTGGcttttgctatttttttttgaaattgtaGTGATAATTTAGGGTTTGATTTTtgttctatttatttatttttttgctttgtttattttttttgttctgtttattagggtttttattttttaattttattttgaagttCTGTTTTTATGATTCTAATTTTTGATGTTCTATTTGTAAGTGTGTTGTTatgattctaattttttaatttctattttatgaTTCTCTTTCCTTGATCATAAGATGTTTTTGCATGGGTAAGAAAATAACAGGTCTATGTCTAGGGATCACAGTTATAATACGTTATGTTTCATTGCAGAAAAAAAATTACCCAATGTAGTGCAAGagaaagaatttaattttgatgatacTAGGATTATGATAGGAGTATGTTGGAGTGAATCTAATCCTGATATTTGCAAGGTAAATAGTTTTGCTTAATTTTAAAGTAGTGgcaaaaatttagaattttctgTTTTATAATTCATGTTTGGTTTTTTCTAGGTAGATATGTTCTTACATAAATCTATCTACTTGCTTGTCTCATGTTTTTTGGACACTgttgtttgtgttttttttagAAGAAGCTATACAAAGTTTGTCAACTGTGTCCATGTTTCATGAGAACATACAACTAAACTTGATCAGTTGGGTAACTTAGAAATCTATTACTTCTTATTTATTTGGGGGTTGATCTTTTTTGTTAGTGTCATAATCTATAATTTCTGCTTTTATAGTTTCAACTGTGCTTTGTCTATAACCTTTACATACTAAAATTTTACTTTGCATTCTTTCCACGTTAGAGGAGCTGGCATTtaccttttttttcatttttgaaaaataaattttattacaaGAGAATTTGTGATTCTtaattcttctcttcttctgaACAGCTTGATTTATTTAGCTCAATATTACTGATATAATAGTATTGAATACTCTTACTATGGATACATGCCACAGAAAGAAGCATATTGCTTTCTTGACAAATTTTGTCATAGATTGAGAAAGTAGTTTATCCACTTGGATTTGACGATGAAAACTCATTTTCTAGTCTATTATGACATTTTAATCTGCTGTAATTTTATGGATGTTAATAATCTTTAGATTTATACTATTTAGTTGGTAATAAGAATAAGAATGTCAAGcctcttatttttatatagtaACCAGGTGTAATGTCTATATTGCGTAATTTTTAACTAGCCGGCATAATCTAGATCTTTCATCTTAAATACTAATGTTTGCTTGAAGAGAAGATACTTTTGTTCAACGATATACTGTTTGATACTGTATCTTCATTTTTTCTGGTAAAATACTTTACTTACAAGAAAAAACTGCTTGCGTAATTTGTGCTCATGTGATGATTTGTTTTGCTACATAGGAATTCTTCAGATGCCCTGCTATATTTCAACAAATGCACAAAAATACGACTCTTTTCATTTTAAGGGTAagcattttatattttattcttgaaATTGTAATTTTATTACTTCTTTTTCTGCTCATTGGAAGTGATTTTTTGTGACCTTTAAATTGCTATTTTTTGTAGAATAAATTGATTGGTTAAATAGTTTATAATCTTCTTAGGCTTatcttcttttcattttcttgctCATGCTTGCATTACTAAAATAGATAATTCTCCTCATATTTTGTGCACAATAATAAAAGGAAAGATGATGGAGAAAATAATATTTCTATCTTGCCTAGCAGTATCTCAGTAAATCAACCAACTATGTTTACGAATATAGATACTAATGTGGATACCTACAGTTTTGAAGAAACAAATTTGTAGTTTAATACATTTACCTTACTGTATCAATTGCCAAGTCTTAGGTGTtgtttatttgtattttttattttataaaaaattttaatgtacaATGAGAAATTGAGATGTATAatgtataataaattttatagaaGCGTGATCACATTTGTGCAGCTAGATTGAAACATCTCTAAATAAGTGAGTGAATACTTACTTTTACATGATATTGTAACTgatcttttttctttgttagtttACTAATTAAGTCATATTTTTTAGACCTTTTGAATAGATAGAATAGGCATTTGATCAAGCCCAAAGCTTGGTTATTATTAGGTTAAGGTTCAATACTGAATTGCTTTAAACATGATTTGAACTTTTTTAAACATgtataattttgattttgatgaaCTAATTATATTTGTATGCATTATAATATTAGTTCAAtgaccaaaataaaaaataatgaggTTTATTTTAGTATACCGACTAGGACTGGAAGTGAGACAAGCCAGCTCATGAGTTAGCTCGAGCTCGACTCATTAATAGCTCGATAAGCTAAGCTCGTGAGCTAGTGAGTCAAGCTTGAGCTTGAAATtgagctcataaattaaatgagccGAGCTTGAGCTTGGATAAGCTCAGCTCATTAGCTCGTAAGCTGactcgattatatatatatatatatatatatatatatatatatatatatacacatttaatctatatttttaatattatatatatacatatgaaatagtactatataattatatatattaatgatcttaattatttaaaattttatatttattttttacatataattttgatgtagaacataaataaaaaatttataatttattgatagataacaatatataaaattgatctttttaaatattt is a window from the Arachis stenosperma cultivar V10309 chromosome 3, arast.V10309.gnm1.PFL2, whole genome shotgun sequence genome containing:
- the LOC130970065 gene encoding PLASMODESMATA CALLOSE-BINDING PROTEIN 5-like; its protein translation is MHRPKSFFVFSPYFHRLILLLFLLTLTPFCGASGGGGGIPPQELWCVAKNNAEDSDLTTALNWACGPGGADCSPIQNGGPCYDPSNTPLMASYAFNDYFLKHGLTDDSCSFSNTAAVTSLNPSNDKCKFPSSLSVSNGGVTGTMSSTSSSSSSSVGLGPSEDMSGGSKVSLRWWFWLLSISHLLLMVSVFG